A region of Salvelinus alpinus chromosome 6, SLU_Salpinus.1, whole genome shotgun sequence DNA encodes the following proteins:
- the LOC139579377 gene encoding CD209 antigen-like protein C isoform X2, producing MSEGVYENSDGFEDDEPDAMKNTDIDGQLYSNVGAFKPSPRDGVVASDGVIGHHDSTERDQLQTSYNNLTKERDQLQTSYNTLTKERDQLQTSYNKLTKERDQLQTSSNTLTKERDQLQKEKDDLMRKFSNLKQTCPEGWQQFESSCYFLFTEAKTWEESRQDCRGRGADLVIVNSDKEQEFLFKFNNSFWIGLTDSVTEGTWKWVDGTALTTRYWGSGQPNGDVGENCALFSHSSSDQGKWHDYPCSTNHYGICEIVLSLY from the exons ATGTCAGAGGGAGTCTATGAAAACTCAGATGGATTTGAAGACGATGAGCCTGATGCAATGAAGAACACAGACATTGATGGCCAATTATATTCCAACGTAGGAGCCTTCAAACCCAGTCCAAGAGATGGAGTTGTTGCTTCAG ATGGAGTCATTGGTCATCACGACTcaacagagagagaccagctacagaccagttacaacaacctgactaaagagagagaccagctacagaccagttacaacaccctgactaaagagagagaccagctacagaccagttataacaagctgactaaagagagagaccagctacagaccagtagtaacaccctgactaaagagagagaccaactACAGAAAGAGAAAGATGATCTCATGAGAAAGTTCTCTAATCTGA AACAAACCTGTCCTGAAGGCTGGCAGCAGTTTGAATCCAGTTGTTACTTCCTGTTTACTGAGGCTAAAACCTGGGAGGAGAGCAGACAAGACTGTCGGGGGAGAGGAGCAGACCTGGTGATTGTAAACAGTGATAAggaacag GAGTTTCTCTTCAAATTCAACAATAGTTTCTGGATTggtctgactgactctgttactgaggGGACTTGGAAATGGGTGGACGGCACCGCACTGACcacaag GTATTGGGGGAGTGGACAGCCTAATGGTGATGTAGGGGAGAACTGTGCGTTGTTCTCTCACAGTTCATCAGACCAAGGAAAATGGCATGACTATCCGTGTTCAACTAACCattacgggatctgtgaaatagttctctctctctattag
- the LOC139579377 gene encoding CD209 antigen-like protein E isoform X1 — protein sequence MSEGVYENSDGFEDDEPDAMKNTDIDGQLYSNVGAFKPSPRDGVVASVHVQWWKRPSGVAAVCLGVVLLAGIIGLSVYYGVIGHHDSTERDQLQTSYNNLTKERDQLQTSYNTLTKERDQLQTSYNKLTKERDQLQTSSNTLTKERDQLQKEKDDLMRKFSNLKQTCPEGWQQFESSCYFLFTEAKTWEESRQDCRGRGADLVIVNSDKEQEFLFKFNNSFWIGLTDSVTEGTWKWVDGTALTTRYWGSGQPNGDVGENCALFSHSSSDQGKWHDYPCSTNHYGICEIVLSLY from the exons ATGTCAGAGGGAGTCTATGAAAACTCAGATGGATTTGAAGACGATGAGCCTGATGCAATGAAGAACACAGACATTGATGGCCAATTATATTCCAACGTAGGAGCCTTCAAACCCAGTCCAAGAGATGGAGTTGTTGCTTCAG TACATGTTCAGTGGTGGAAGAGACCCTCTGGAGTTGCTGCAGTGTGTCTGGGTGTTGTCCTACTGGCTGGGATCAtaggcctgtctgtctact ATGGAGTCATTGGTCATCACGACTcaacagagagagaccagctacagaccagttacaacaacctgactaaagagagagaccagctacagaccagttacaacaccctgactaaagagagagaccagctacagaccagttataacaagctgactaaagagagagaccagctacagaccagtagtaacaccctgactaaagagagagaccaactACAGAAAGAGAAAGATGATCTCATGAGAAAGTTCTCTAATCTGA AACAAACCTGTCCTGAAGGCTGGCAGCAGTTTGAATCCAGTTGTTACTTCCTGTTTACTGAGGCTAAAACCTGGGAGGAGAGCAGACAAGACTGTCGGGGGAGAGGAGCAGACCTGGTGATTGTAAACAGTGATAAggaacag GAGTTTCTCTTCAAATTCAACAATAGTTTCTGGATTggtctgactgactctgttactgaggGGACTTGGAAATGGGTGGACGGCACCGCACTGACcacaag GTATTGGGGGAGTGGACAGCCTAATGGTGATGTAGGGGAGAACTGTGCGTTGTTCTCTCACAGTTCATCAGACCAAGGAAAATGGCATGACTATCCGTGTTCAACTAACCattacgggatctgtgaaatagttctctctctctattag